CTTTCAATTTAAACAATTATGTCATAAAATGAGTGTGTATATAgtatgtaaaaatgtatatatatatatttgtgcaaatgttatatatacatataaaatatgtgttatttataCACGTTTACAGTAAAATATATTCTATCTTAATGTTTCAAATACTTTTACTCCAAGGGGATGCcaaaaaattcaaatgcattGGCTGTTCAGTTTCTGATTATTTCACTCCTGATCTAAGAACAGCAGTGAGATGGAGAGTACAGATACATCCAATCCTTTgagatttttaacatatattctaTGAGCTCAAATACACTATATACATAcattaatacatacatacatacatatcctgaaataaattatacatgtaatacacattttacatatattttaatttatattgtatttaatGGAATTAATGGAATAATCAGAAACTGAACAATGACCTATTTTTTGGCACCCTCTTGAAGTGAGaatgttagaaaaaataaaattccatattcagaaaaaataaaattccatattcttttcaaataagtGGTATACAGATGATAATGACCGGAGCACCATTTGGAACTATACACGCAAAAAGGGAGCACTCTCACAGCATCCTCATAATTATTCTGTGGACTATATATGATTCTTCCAAaagtagaatattaaaattagtaaAGTATTATGAATGTTGTTTTAATACATACCTAGATAAGAGTCCACCGAGtgcttctaaatttttaattatattgttttgtaaaatacattatttagatTGGGAACCTCAAATCTGGTAAATTAACCTTAGTAAGGCAATGTCTTTTGTTGGCAGAGAAGAATGAAGCTATTAGCTCAGGAAGAAAAGTgagttagattaaaaaaaaaaattattctgaaaaaaaaattattctggtcCAAGATAAAGGACTTTCAGTGGAAAGGGTAACATGCACTTAGCCTTTGACACAGCATCTGCCATTAAAGTAGTCCTGAGGTCCCCAGAGTTAGGCAGGTGCAACAGTGCTCACAGAGAACTCCCTAACATAAACCTGAGATGGAGATTTTGGTCTTTATTCAAGAACCAAAAGTCCTCGAAGAGGAATTGATTACAAGTTTTGAGTTAATGGGTCCAAGGCGTGATACTGACAGGAAGCAAGGACCACCTCAGATTTCTGGACTAACAGTAACAGTCAAAAGAAAGGGTCGGCCCGAAAGCATGAAAGAACCCCCATGATTAAGTAGTGCTAATGTGAGaatcaaaattaaacaaacagaaCAAGTTAGCTGTCAACTGGAATGGATTCAGCATGTAAACAGCCATGAATCCATGATGATAATCAATTGGAACAAATCCTGTGATGAGCTGAATCAGACACTGTGTGTCTCATGATTCCTCTTTCCTCAGGTCTTGCACCTGTATTTCTGAGGTCAGCATCACATCCAGAGTAAGTTTCCCTCCTTGTACTCTTGGGAGTTTTGCTCTGCTTACCCAGGAAAGCTGCAGCTCCTGCGATGCTATAGATCAGGGCTCAAAAAAGAGCTCCCTGAGAAACTCACTGATGCTTTCTCATTCACTGAAATTTCATTTCAGGAGagcaaatttcattttaatgacactcattgggaatgcaaactgatttGCAAGGAATTCTCAAATTATCCTGTGGCTCAGCTTCTGCCAAAGGCATCCCCAACAGTACCACTAACACTAtggttattaaataaaaaatgtttgctttctttttgtccAAAAGGTAGTGATTCTCAAAATACGATCTGGGAATCCATGGGGGTTTCTGAGATCCTTTTGAGGAGTCTGTGAGGCTaaatttatttgcataataaTCCTGAAACTTAAACTTAATTagtttttctactgtttttcacTTGACAATTATATAgcaacagattgaatgcagaaaCAAATACTGTGCAAGAATCCAACTGTCTTCTATTAACCTgatattaaagatatttacaaaatgtaaaacattgcccctcttctatattttgttattttaggggatccctggatggctcagcagtttggcacctgcgttccgcccagggcctggtcctgtagtcccaggatcaggtcccatgtcaggctccctgcatggagcctgcttctccctctgcctgtttctctgcctctctctctctctctgtatgtcactcatgaataaataaaaaaaaatctttttttttaaatcttttaaaaaataaataaattgttattttgaaaaatatagctatttttcataaaatgtatattctaaCATAAAATGAGACTTAGCCATGTGAAAATCAGTGACCAGAAATAGAGGACTTGAAAATATGAGTGATGAATATGAAGCAAGATCATTTCCCATCTTTGTGGAACTTCATTGAAAAGATGTAGAGGTGGAGGAGTGTGGAGGACCTTGTTTCCCCAGGACTCGTGTACAGAGTAAACCAGTAGAAAAATTCAACCACGGATGTACAGCCTGGATTAGCAATCTTCATCCTTAACTGATGAAAAGAGGTGATTAATTTtagttctcattttcctctttatccATCTTTATCCCAACACCATTCAGGTTATTTTGTGCAAATGTAGTCCTAGAGTAAGGTAGCAAGTAGGTAACTAGCACTGATGTTACAAAACAAGTGAAAGGGAATGTGACTTGGTAAATTTCCTTTAAATCAATTTATGTGATTCATAGAGCATTCTACCCTAAAGGAAGTGGTGTTGGTGACTGGAAAATGGTGGTATAACCTAAAGGGAGAAAAACTGAAGCTCTGACAATAAGATTTTCACTGCAAGTTCagggttatttttcattttcaccttAAATTTGCAGTTTTCTCAGTAATTAACTCCATGGATGACTCTTAGAATTTGGATGTTAAATGAAATATgcacaataaaattaatttggagTGTTTGATGTttgcaacataaaaaaaaaaaaaaaaaaaaaaggctagatcCTATTGAAAACATACAAGGCCAAAATGTAACTCTGTGCAAAATTAGAGTGTGTACAAAAGCCTTCAGATGAAAATGTGCTTTTGCCTAACTCTAAGTCAGGGTAAAGGCAGTATTAGTTTTCTTTGGAAAGTGTGgatggctcttaaaaaaaaaaaaagcctttgggTGTCTGACGAATACCTTTTCCGCTGGCGggctcacttggacctggtgtaCTTCTTAAACTTGACTGCTTTGACATGGTGGAAAATAACtaaccctcccctccccaacaccTCCACTCCCCTCCAACAAAAGCCAAAAGGGGAAAGAATAACAGTTACTACGTGCAGTCTTTACTCACAGCCTCACGCGAAGGAGATTAAACTCTAGTGATTTGTGGTAAATTCTGGATAGCATCCTGTAGCTATCCAATCAAAATAAGGGTATTTGAAAACCAGAATTGCATTGGTTCTAATGAAAGTCGAAGTTCAGCCAATAGGACAGCTTCATTTTGGCGCCCAGTAAGGACTATAATAAATACTGAAACTTGGTCTCCATCTGTTCCGATCCTAGTCACTGTTGTCTGTCATCATGTCAGGTCGCGGGAAGCAGGGCGGCAAGGCTCGCGCCAAGGCCAAGACGCGCTCGTCGCGCGCCGGGCTCCAGTTCCCGGTGGGCCGCGTCCACCGCCTGCTCCGCAAGGGCAACTACGCGGAGCGGGTCGGGGCGGGCGCGCCGGTGTACCTGGCGGCCGTGCTGGAGTACCTGACGGCCGAGATCCTGGAGCTGGCGGGCAACGCGGCCCGCGACAACAAGAAGACGCGCATCATCCCGCGCCACCTGCAGCTGGCCATCCGCAACGACGAGGAGCTCAACAAGCTGCTGGGCCGCGTGACCATCGCGCAGGGCGGCGTCCTGCCCAACATCCAGGCCGTGCTGCTTTAAGGCTAGGAGGAAAAGAATTAGACTTCTATAGTAAAAAACTCCCAAACCAAAATATTCCCTGGGAAACGGTGGGACCACAGTTGTAGCACCGAACCAATTGGTTCGACCGCACACAGCGCAGGGTTTTCCAAAATACCTTATATTAAGCTACATAACCATTACCAAGGTTTGTGTCTAAGTGtacagctgtttttaaaaaaacctgggtggctctgaaaagagcctttggGGCTTTGTCGGCTTTTTCAAGGGGCAAAAACTTCCTACTTCTTTTTCGGGGCCGCCTTCTTGGCCTTGGCAGGTTTGGGCTTCGCGGCCTTTGGCTTCGCAGCCTTTGGCTTGGCGGCCTTGGGCTTCACCGCCTTGGGCTTGGCAGGACTCTTGGCCGCCTTCTTAGGCTTGGCAGACGTTTTAACTTTCTTAGGGCTCTTTGCTACTTTTTTGACACCGGCGGCTGCAGGCTTCTTGGCCTTCTTGGGGGTCTTCTTCACGGCTTTCTTCGCCCCCGCCGCTTTCTTGGGTTTCTTAGGAGTGGCCCCGGAGGGCTTCTTGGCTCTGGCCGCGCCCGCCTTCCTGGCCTTGGGCTTGGCCTCCCCGGAGGCCGCCTTCTTGTTGAGCTTGAAGGAGCCCGAGGCGCCGGTGCCCTTGGTCTGCACCAGGGTCCCCTTGCTCACCAGGCTCTTGAGGCCCAGCTTGATGCGGCTGTTGTTCTTCTCCACGTCGTAGCCGGCGGCCGCCAGCGCCTTCTTGAGCGCGGCCAAGGAGAGGCCGTTGCGCTCCTTGGACGCGGCCACCGCCTTGGTGATGAGCTCGGACACCGGGGGCCCGGACGCCTTGCGCTTCGCAGCGCCACTGCCCGCTGCCTTCTTGGTGGCCTTCTTTTTGGCAGGTGACTTCTCCACCGGCGCCGGGACAGCCGTCTCAGCGGGAGCAGTTTCCGACATGGCCGAGAGCAGAAGCCGCTGCAGGAAGAGAACCGGAAAAACGAAAGAGCAGGTCTTGCAATGCTGCCTGACTCCGGCCAGGGGCTTATATAAGCCGGTGCTGCTCTGTGATTGGTGGAGCGTCCAATCCACTGCCCTCAGGCAGCCGCCCTTCGCGGTTGGACTCCCAAATTGTGTTTGTTAGCTCCCAAAATCTGATTAAATACTGAAAATTATTATACAGAATTTGACGTGTTGAAGCTCTCAAGGAAGAAAACAGTCTCTAGGTTCACATGCGGATTCGTGTTTTCATGAATCATGTACAACagatgaaagatttttctttttaaatcttttcagtttttcatagGAATCCACTGGGTTTAAGGCATTATGGTAGTTAGTTCAAAGTTGCAGTAAGTTCTACTAAGTATCAAGTGGACATGTTAAAAAATGTCCCTAGGTCTGCACTTTGATTTTTGTAAGAGGAAAGACACAGGTTCTCGGTTTGGGAATAAACTGTAGTTAGTAACACAGAGGGAGGGCAGCAGCTTGCCTGTAGCCCCAAATTAACCACATAGATCCTCCTTCAAAAGCCAGTTCTGCCTCCTGGGAGTTTTCACACGCCCAATGTCTTTAGAGAATGTCTTTGGCTGTTTGGGAAAGTTTAGTAGCCAGAATGATATCTACCttgcagcaggaggaggaggaatagcTTTGGCTTGAGGATCCAATGACCTGAATttgaattaaaacttaaatttgatATGTTTTTTATTGAGATGCTTTCTACCTTTAGTATTAGGCAAATCCATTATAATAAATGGGAAAGATGCTTAGCACAGATAAAGTGCTGGAGGAAAACCTCAAACCTGCTGGAAGTATTCAAGGGCTTCAGGAGTCCTCAAAAACACAGACTGTAGGTGACATGGGACTCTGTCAGACTTCCAAGGTACTCTTCCCAATACTTCCCAATTCAAAGTCCTTATCTCCATCAATATGTAATAAAGTGCGCTGTCAGAAACACCTTTCTGTAATGTGAGCATTATTGTGTGTATGAGCTAGGAGAGACCTTATTTCAGAGAAATAGGTGGCTACTGACTATGAGAAGACTGGATTGGCAATTGAAGGAATACAAGTTATAGACACTCAGAAGTAGCCAAGAATACAACAtccgggaagcctgggtggctcaggctcatgacgtgatcctg
The Canis lupus dingo isolate Sandy chromosome 35, ASM325472v2, whole genome shotgun sequence genome window above contains:
- the LOC112674396 gene encoding histone H2A type 1-E-like, with amino-acid sequence MSGRGKQGGKARAKAKTRSSRAGLQFPVGRVHRLLRKGNYAERVGAGAPVYLAAVLEYLTAEILELAGNAARDNKKTRIIPRHLQLAIRNDEELNKLLGRVTIAQGGVLPNIQAVLL
- the H1-5 gene encoding histone H1.5, with the protein product MSETAPAETAVPAPVEKSPAKKKATKKAAGSGAAKRKASGPPVSELITKAVAASKERNGLSLAALKKALAAAGYDVEKNNSRIKLGLKSLVSKGTLVQTKGTGASGSFKLNKKAASGEAKPKARKAGAARAKKPSGATPKKPKKAAGAKKAVKKTPKKAKKPAAAGVKKVAKSPKKVKTSAKPKKAAKSPAKPKAVKPKAAKPKAAKPKAAKPKPAKAKKAAPKKK